The genomic DNA CGGTCCCTCGCGGAGTCCGTACGGCATCGGCCGGGCCACGTCGCGCCAGTCGTACTCGCGCTCGAACTCGTCGCTCGCGGCCGTGGCGGCCTGTAGCTCGCGGACCTCGTCCGGAAAGACGGTCGCGGTGTGGGGCTCCGGCGCCCCGTCCGCACCGTCGCCGCCGGTCACGCCCTCGCGACCGTCGCCACCGTCCGCGCTCTCGCTGCCGTCGTCCGCGTCCCCGCAGGTCTCGGCCTTGCAGCAGGCCCCACAGCGGGTGCACTCGAAGCCGATGGCCTCGATGGCGTCGGCCAGGTCGGCGGTCTCCAGGTCGCGCGCGGCGGCGAGATCGGCCTCGAGTGACTGCACGAGTGAGGCTGGGGCCCCGAACGGCAAAAGCGGCGTGTCCGGGGGGCGCCGGCCCGGGTCCTGGGCGGGGCCGCCCGCGACCCGGACCCGACACGCTGAAACTGTCGCGGTCCAAGCGGTGGGTAGTGCGAGTCCTCGACGCCTCCGCCTTCATCGGCGATTACCACACCGACGACGACACCGCGACCATCCCGCTGGTCCGCGAGGAACTCGAGGACGACGCCTCCGGCTATCGTTTCGATGCGCTGGAGGGCGGCGGGATGCGCATCCACGTGCCCGACGGCGAGACCGTCGAGCGGGTCGAGCGCGCCGCGAAGACCACCGGCGACGCGACCGAGCTCTCCCGGACGGACCTCCGGCTGCTGGCCGCCGCGCTCGAACTCGACGCCATCCTCGTCACCGACGACTACGCGATGCAGAACACGGCCGACCAGCTGGAGGTCCGCATCGAGTCCATCGCCCAGGACGGCATCGACGAGCGCCGGGACTGGACGTACCAGTGCCAGGGCTGTGGCCGCGAGTACGACGACCACCGCGAGCGCTGCGAGATCTGCGGGAGCGACCTCTCGCGGAAGAACCCGTCCTGAGCGGCGGGGCCATCGGGCCTCGGGCGGCGGGCCCGGGGGCCGCCCGACCGCCGGGCCTCACTCGGCCGCCCGGAGCGTGAGGTCGAACTGCGCGCCGCCGCTGGGCGACTCGCCGACCTCGACGGAGCCGCCGTACACCTCCGTCAGGCGGGAGACGAGGTAGAGCCCGAGACCGTCACCGGTGCTCGCGGGGCCCTTCTCGCCGAGTTCGAAGCAGGTCTCCCGGACCGCCTCGGGGATGCCCGTCCCGTTGTCGCTCACCGTGACGTCGACCAAGTCCTCGCGCCGCTTCGCGCCGACGTGGATGCGCAGGCCCTCCGGGTCGTTGTGCGCCACCGCGTTCGACAGGAGGTTGAGGAACAGCTGGTGGAGCAGGCCGTCGGCCACCACCTGGAGATCCTCGGGGACATCGGTCTCGATGGTGACGTCGGAGTGCTCGTCCCGGATGCTGGCCGCCTCCTGCTCGACGATGGTGGCGAGGTCGATGGGACGGAGCTCCCGGTCCGACCCGAGCGTCTCGATGAGCGTCGACGTGTCCTCGAGCAGCCGGAGGATGCCCTCGCTTCGCTGCTCGATGACCGAGAGGGACGACTCGCCGTCCTCGCTGAGTTCCTCCTCCGCCAGGAAGCCCGCGTGGGCGTTGACCGCCTGCATGTCGTTGCGGATGTCGTGACGGAGCAGCCGCGTCAGCAGTTCGAGCGTCTCGCGCTGCTCCTCGGTCCGCTCCGCGAGGATCTCGTTCCGGGTTGCACGCCCCCGGTTCACGCCGATGACGGCACCGAACGCGCCGCCGATGCTGCCGTAGACGACGATGTTGCTCACCAGCTCCCGGGTCATCGTCGCCGAGAGGACGGCATCCAGCTCCGACCAGACCGCGAGCCAGAAGAAGAACAGGAACGCCGAGAAACACCAGAGGATGACCTCGCGACGCTCCTCCGCCACGAGTTCGCTCCGCTCGATGTGGATGCCCAGCAGGAGGATGACCGTCCCGAACAGCACGTGCATCACGAGCTCGTACAGGGCCTCGGGGACGGTCTCGACCGCCGGGAGGATGGACTGTGACCAGAGGGTGACCCCGCTCAACACGAAGACGAGTCCCAGCGTCGCGACCAGCTCCGACCCGTCGAGCGGGAGCCGGTCGAACGAGTCGGTGCCGGGCGTCGAGAACGTGCTCATCTCTGCACTCCAGTCGGTCGGGGCGGACCGAGCACGCGGCCACCCGTCTTCACCACGATTCCACCACTGTACCGGTCCCGGCCCGCATCCGTCGACGAGACCCACGCCCCACCACCGGAAGCCCCCCCTGGCCGCCCCTGGATTCCCGTCATACTGATACGGGGACGATGCTGCCGGCAGGCATAAAGGCTGTTAATTGGTACCAAACGCCATTATTAATTTAGCCATATCGTCATCGACTGAAACCGGATGGAACCGAACAGTGAACGGACTCTCAGACGCCACCGCTGACCTGCACGTACAGTAGCGAGAACAAGATGGCGTTGTAGACGCCGTGGATGAGTGCGGGGACCACGAGGTTGTCCGTCCGTTCGTAGACGAACCCGAG from Haloglomus litoreum includes the following:
- a CDS encoding NOB1 family endonuclease; amino-acid sequence: MRVLDASAFIGDYHTDDDTATIPLVREELEDDASGYRFDALEGGGMRIHVPDGETVERVERAAKTTGDATELSRTDLRLLAAALELDAILVTDDYAMQNTADQLEVRIESIAQDGIDERRDWTYQCQGCGREYDDHRERCEICGSDLSRKNPS
- a CDS encoding sensor histidine kinase; its protein translation is MSTFSTPGTDSFDRLPLDGSELVATLGLVFVLSGVTLWSQSILPAVETVPEALYELVMHVLFGTVILLLGIHIERSELVAEERREVILWCFSAFLFFFWLAVWSELDAVLSATMTRELVSNIVVYGSIGGAFGAVIGVNRGRATRNEILAERTEEQRETLELLTRLLRHDIRNDMQAVNAHAGFLAEEELSEDGESSLSVIEQRSEGILRLLEDTSTLIETLGSDRELRPIDLATIVEQEAASIRDEHSDVTIETDVPEDLQVVADGLLHQLFLNLLSNAVAHNDPEGLRIHVGAKRREDLVDVTVSDNGTGIPEAVRETCFELGEKGPASTGDGLGLYLVSRLTEVYGGSVEVGESPSGGAQFDLTLRAAE